The nucleotide sequence TAGAGAAGGAGGCCCTAACGAGGCTCTGAATGGTGGCTTGGGCTTCTGGTGGCGCGATGTGGCTGGCGTAGGCACCCATAACGGATTGGAAGAGACTAAAGCTGACACCATTAAGGAGCTCTATGGGGAGGAAGTACCAGGGATTGCTGACTGTGTAGTAGAGGGTGCACCTCAGCCCTGTGCTGAGCACTGACGTGATGAGCACACCGGTGTATCCCAGCCACTTGATTATCATCCCTGTCAAAAGGATGCATTGATGATGAATAGAACTGTTCTTGTTTGTGACTTCTACAGCAGGATCGCATTTCAAATTAAAGATTATACAAACCTCAGAATACTGAATTATATTCACTGATTGTACTTTTTCCATTCAAATTTTATATAGATGAGACTGTCTAAATAAATTTTGTTCTGTAAAAGCTAAGGCTGTAATCAGCCGATTGTCTTCCCATCTTTATCTGAATCAAACACGCCCTCGTCTTAcctgagaggaaaaagaaaggcacCTCTCCGCCGAAAGTTTCGATGCCTAAAACTAATCCCTGAAGGAGTTTGAGCGCGGGAAAGTCAGAATTCCATGCCAGGGCGACGTCCTCCACCAACATCAGTTTGAATATAAAAACGATGCCAAGCGACGCGCCCATCACGTACACGGTCATCTGAGGATACACTTGGTCTCATCGCACAAAGCTTTCACACAAACAGCGATTCTTGGGTGGTAATAGATAAGTTCAATGGGAATTATATAGCCATCaacatgaaaatgaatgaaaatgaagctgaggacgtgaaaaaaaagagtaattactaggaagagaaggacttcGGGATGCAGAAGAATGTTGCCAACTTTTCCCATCTTTAATTTCTCGTCACTGCAGTAAGGAATCTTCATCCTTGCCACCACCAGAATGTCTGCCGACATGAAAACGATGCAGGAGATGATGGCGGGCAGGTAATCCTTCTGTGGCAGACCCTGGGAGTAGATGTCAACAAGCGCGCCTGAGACGATGGCCATCACGCCCATACCGATTGTGCCCCACAGCCGCTGCCGTCCATACAGATGCCGCTCAGAACCTGCCGCCAAGAGAGTGAAGGATTCGTCAAGGTGTGGCGTCAGGTGGCAGGTAAGGCTGGCTTGTTACACTCGtgcaggatgatgatgatgatgatgatgatgatgatgatgatttcgtagtcgttgttgttggaggtggtggtgttggtgttggtagtggtggtggtggtggtggtggtggtgatggtggttgtggcagAAGCGATATGGAAAATCTCTTACCAAGAATCTGGAAGCAGACAGAATCTGTCATCACGATACAAGTATTGCTTCCTATATGTTCTAGGATGAGGGCGAAGACGATGAGCCAGAACTGCGGGTAGCGTAGAAGGGAGGCCACACCCTCGCTCTCCTCTGGAATCCCCGATGTACCCTCACTGGGCAGTGGGGCGAGGTGTGCCGTCTGGCCCTCTCCAACTGTCATCTCTGTGTCCACGCCCGCCACGTCCAGGGGCAACGTGCTGCTGTAGGCGAGGGACGCCCTGGAAAAGAGAGTTGCGTTTCCCACCAAGGTGAGGTTGAAAGCTTCCTCTGAGGCTTGAGCAGCGATTGGAAGCTCTGGTATCCAATACATGGCTACAAGACCCACTGTCAGGCTGGTTATACTAGCCAGGAAGACGGTGCGATGGGCCTTAAAGTAATCAGCCAGCATGCCGCAGATGCTGTTAGCGATGAGGCCCACCATGGGCATGACGGTCCACAGAACCCCCACTGTCTGTGGCGAGAGTCCCTTGCTCCGCACTATCAGCGGGAACAGCTCCACTAAAGTTGCCGAACCTGTAATCAGATATGAAGTTCTATTCGTTATCAGGCAATGTAACACAAAACGTGCACTGGTGAACTAATTTTTTAcgttgctatcctccacgacctaaggAATCtagtacaacaccctactcatattcctgaccgtcttcaagatacgcccaacattcttgatcatTTCCTAATCTATAATCCTTCTAGTTATGCTGTCAGTCTGCCTTCTACGCTGGGGTCCTTCAATCATagcctcatatctgtatcttgtcatatcgctccaattcctcctgaggatcatgctacctattaagattcttcgcaataatgttttccatgccctcgctggtcttaGCCTTTAGAAGGattgtggacctgatggggtcatTCCTATTATTCTTCAAAACTGCAGCCGTGCTTGAACCTTGCCTAGCCAAACtattccaactctgtctatcaatttCTGCcgttccttcttgctggaaatttacTAACAATTAACCTGTTCCTTGCAAAGGTGACCACTTCAATCCCTCGAACTTCcgtcctactgctttaatttcgtgcctccctaatttttttttaaatttatcatcaagaggaagattcttaaacaagtatcacttcacaatctatATGAGTAGCTGGCTACGACAACGGCCCAAGtgcaaaaagtaaacaaatgtaTAAATTGCATTTAAAGGTAAGCACACTGTGTGCGTTAGTCGTTCACTATCGTTTTACTTTAACTGTTTAGTGTGTCCTGTAcggagtttctttttttttttatgtaggagggacactggccaaggacaacaaaaatacaataaaaaacaaaatgcccactgaaatgccagtcccataaaagggtccaaagcagtagtcaaacattgaaggataagtgtcttgaaacctcccttttgaaggaattcaagtcataggaaagtggaaataaagaagcaggcaggaagttccagagtttgccagagaaaggaacgaatgattgagaatactggctaactcttgcgctagagaagtggacagaataggggtgagagaaagaagaaagtgttgtgcagcgaagccgcgggaggaggggaggcatgcagttagcaagatcagaagagcagttagcatgaaaatagcggtagaagacatgtagagatgcaacattgcggagatgagagagaggctggagacagtctgttagaggagaggagttgatgagacgaaaagcttttgattccaccctgtttagaagagcggtatgagtggaacccttccagacatgtgaagcatactccatacatggacggataaggcccttgtacagagttagcagctgggggggggggtgagaaaaactggcggagacgtctcagaatgcctaacttcatagatgctgttttagctagagatgagatgtgaagtttccagtttagattataagtaaaggacagaccgaggatgttcagtgtagaagagggggacagctgagtgtcattgaagaagaggggatagttgtctggaaggttgtgtcgagttgatagatgagttgagtttttgaggcattgaacaataccaagtttgctttgtcccaatcagaaattttagaaagatcagaagtcaagcgttctgtggcttcactgcgtgaaatgtttacttcctgaagggatggacatctatgaaaagacgtggaaaagttggtaccatcagcgtaggagtggaaaggacaagaagtttgctttagaagatcattaatgaataataagaagagagtgggtgacaggacagaaccctgaggaactccactgttaatagatttaggagaggaacagtgaccgtctaccacagcagcaatagaaagatcagaaaggaaacttgagatgaagttacagagagaaggatagaagccgtaggagggtagtttggaaattaagctttgtaccagactctatcaaaagcttttgatacgtctaaggcaacagcaaaaagttcacaaaaatctctaaaagaggatgaccaagactcagtaaggaaagccagaagatcaccagtggagcgaccttgacggaacccatactggcgatcagatagaaggttgtgtagtgatagatgtttaagaatcttccagttgaggataaattaaaaaaaactttagatagggaggaaattaaagcaataggacggtagtttgaaggattagaacggtcaccttttttttagggacaggctgaatgtaggcaaacttccagcaagaaggaaaggtagatgttgacagacagagctgaaagagtttgacaaggcaaggtgcaagcacggaggcacagtttcggagaaaataggagggaccccatcaggtccataagccttccgagg is from Scylla paramamosain isolate STU-SP2022 chromosome 9, ASM3559412v1, whole genome shotgun sequence and encodes:
- the LOC135103475 gene encoding major facilitator superfamily domain-containing protein 6-B-like; protein product: MKINKKLLPIKVHYFLRYAGSATLVELFPLIVRSKGLSPQTVGVLWTVMPMVGLIANSICGMLADYFKAHRTVFLASITSLTVGLVAMYWIPELPIAAQASEEAFNLTLVGNATLFSRASLAYSSTLPLDVAGVDTEMTVGEGQTAHLAPLPSEGTSGIPEESEGVASLLRYPQFWLIVFALILEHIGSNTCIVMTDSVCFQILGSERHLYGRQRLWGTIGMGVMAIVSGALVDIYSQGLPQKDYLPAIISCIVFMSADILVVARMKIPYCSDEKLKMGKVGNILLHPEVLLFLMTVYVMGASLGIVFIFKLMLVEDVALAWNSDFPALKLLQGLVLGIETFGGEVPFFFLSGMIIKWLGYTGVLITSVLSTGLRCTLYYTVSNPWYFLPIELLNGVSFSLFQSVMGAYASHIAPPEAQATIQSLVRASFSIGVSTAGFLGGLLYNTQGGSITFLKVGVFDLIYVLVFSLLHFLINKYCTGEASCVALQDGAKQNDPRQGGSVSGDVPGREIPVGRGEHEQDL